A single genomic interval of Malania oleifera isolate guangnan ecotype guangnan chromosome 13, ASM2987363v1, whole genome shotgun sequence harbors:
- the LOC131146572 gene encoding N6-adenosine-methyltransferase non-catalytic subunit MTB, with protein MNSPERSRTNAKKDIEDNSDVKSDRIGDDEEWESSDKRKHRSSKSRKSSNGEDTEVVESSGRRRSSADRNESRKRSGGSSKAGSDDDDYETRKEMRSRQMKKKQEESTLEKLSSWYQDGELENKQDGREKSGSRGHCRTDESERRKMTSKISDHESSQSRSKSKEEKSYDGEVEKMIDRDPEYSERRASSQEKVHGSSEQVKNPRRRWDESDSGKKAEEGGHVERAGLRNGKASDLKLEGAKDRSVSTRIESSESKCRVLESNSDKISKFNSREERRADAERSKSKGKSDASEEDSKASSLVRDDRSIKEKNEKHRSQRNPSGREGAEFREKSLNVDEDGNTWLREKNGREVEHSNRSRTPERSGRRHQESENSEMENERSGTFKRREYEKDGYRDDRSKGRDGSWSDRNRDWEGSKENWKRRQPSNNDKETKDRDVVYDHSREWELQRHVRERTDSERPQGRSGSRKEGRTEAVKTSSNYGISSENYDVIEIQTKPLDYGREEFGSAFSRRADVGQQSDMKSVPNDEEWAYLRDERARRTDIYGSGPSGDDSKEKYMDDGTPMRDQNSWRDDGDFQGGKARGQKSAMSGRVAGGQSSCGGSQPPYGNQDQGSFSRAAPQGGKGSRVGRGGRGRPAGRDGQQVGMPLPMIGSPFGPLGMPPPGSMQPLNPTMSPAAGPPISPGVFIPPFSPPVVWPGARGVDMNMNMLAVPPGLSPVPPGPAGPRFTPNIGTPPNPTMYFSQPGSGRGVPPAISGPGLNAMVPAGRGQPHDKASGGWVPPRTGGPPGKAPSRGEQNDYSQNFVDTGMRPQNFIRELELTNVVEDYPKLRELIQKKDEIVAKSASPPMYYKCDLHEHMLSPEFFGSKFDVILVDPPWEEYVHRAPGVADHMEYWTFEEILNLKIEAIADTPSFIFLWVGDGVGLEQGRQCLKKWGFRRCEDICWVKTNKSNATPGLRHDSHTLFQHSKEHCLMGIKGTVRRSTDGHIIHANIDTDVIIAEEPPYGSTAKPEDMYRIIEHFSLGRRRLELFGEDHNIRSGWLTVGKGLSSSNFNAEAYVKNFADKDGKVWQGGGGRNPPPEAPHLVVTTPEIEALRPKSPMKNQQQIQQSSSISLTTANSTNKRPGNSPQNPTALSLNQEASSSNPSTPAPWASPLEGSKGREGSNFASDDRVYDIPGYNPPCGLPNGDYIDFDSHRTINLM; from the exons ATGAATTCACCTGAGCGTAGTCGGACTAATGCGAAAAAGGACATTGAGGATAATTCTGATGTGAAGAGTGATAGGATTGGAGATGATGAAGAATGGGAGAGCAGTGACAAGAGAAAGCACAGGTCAAGCAAATCAAGAAAGTCTAGTAATGGGGAGGACACTGAAGTAGTGGAgagtagtggaagaaggagaagTTCTGCTGACCGAAATGAGAGCCGAAAGAGATCAGGTGGATCAAGCAAGGCAGGTAGTGATGACGATGACTATGAAACAAGAAAAGAGATGCGTTCTAGGCAGatgaaaaaaaaacaagaagagagTACTTTGGAAAAATTGAGCAGTTGGTATCAGGATGGGGAATTAGAAAATAAGCAGGATGGGAGAGAGAAGTCTGGGAGCAGAGGTCATTGTCGGACAGATGAAAGTGAGAGAAGGAAAATGACTTCAAAAATCTCAGATCATGAGAGTTCCCAAAGTAGAAGTAAAAGCAAAGAAGAAAAATCTTATGATGGAGAGGTTGAAAAGATGATTGATAGAGATCCCGAGTATTCTGAGAGGAGAGCAAGCAGTCAAGAGAAGGTCCATGGGTCTTCTGAGCAGGTAAAAAACCCTAGGAGAAGATGGGATGAGTCAGATTCTGGTAAGAAGGCTGAAGAAGGTGGTCATGTAGAAAGGGCTGGTTTGAGAAATGGGAAGGCTTCTGATCTTAAGCTAGAGGGTGCTAAGGATAGAAGTGTCTCTACAAGGATTGAATCCAGTGAAAGCAAATGCAGGGTTTTGGAGTCAAACAGTGACAAAATCAGCAAGTTCAACAGCAGGGAAGAGAGAAGAGCTGATGCTGAAAGGAGTAAGAGTAAAGGTAAGTCCGATGCTTCAGAAGAAGATAGTAAGGCCAGTTCTTTAGTTCGTGATGACAGATCAAtcaaggagaaaaatgagaaacaTAGATCGCAGAGGAATCCCTCTGGTCGGGAAGGTGCTGAATTCCGGGAGAAGTCTTTGAATGTGGATGAGGATGGAAATACATGGCTGAGGGAAAAAAATGGAAGGGAGGTGGAGCACTCTAACAGGTCCAGGACCCCTGAGAGGAGTGGGAGGCGCCATCAGGAATCAGAAAACtctgaaatggaaaatgaaagaaGCGGTACATTTAAGAGAAGGGAATATGAGAAAGATGGTTACAGAGATGATCGATCAAAAGGCAGAGATGGCAGCTGGAGTGACCGGAACAGGGACTGGGAAGGTTCCAAAGAGAACTGGAAAAGAAGGCAACCCAGCAACAATGATAAAGAAACAAAAGATAGGGACGTTGTTTATGATCATAGTCGAGAGTGGGAATTGCAGAGGCATGTTCGTGAGAGGACGGACAGTGAAAGGCCTCAGGGTAGGTCTGGTAGTAGAAAAGAGGGAAGGACTGAAGCTGTGAAGACTTCATCAAATTATGGAATTTCAAGTGAGAATTATGATGTGATAGAAATCCAAACCAAGCCTCTTGATTATGGAAGAGAAGAGTTTGGATCTGCCTTTTCCAGGAGAGCTGATGTGGGTCAGCAATCTGATATGAAATCAGTACCAAATGATGAGGAGTGGGCGTATTTGCGGGATGAAAGAGCAAGAAGAACTGACATATATGGGTCTGGGCCATCTGGTGATGATTCAAAGGAAAAATATATGGATGATGGCACACCCATGCGAGATCAGAATTCATGGAGGGACGATGGTGACTTTCAGGGAGGGAAGGCAAGAGGGCAGAAAAGTGCAATGTCTGGTCGTGTTGCTGGTGGCCAGAGTTCTTGTGGTGGTTCACAGCCTCCATATGGAAACCAGGATCAAGGTTCCTTTAGTAGAGCTGCGCCTCAAGGTGGTAAAGGGAGTAGAGTTGGGAGAGGAGGAAGGGGTAGGCCTGCTGGGAGAGATGGCCAACAGGTTGGTATGCCACTGCCTATGATTGGATCACCTTTTGGACCTCTTGGAATGCCGCCTCCTGGATCAATGCAGCCTCTTAACCCTACCATGTCTCCTGCTGCTGGTCCTCCTATTTCACCTGGTGTCTTTATTCCACCATTTTCTCCACCCGTTGTTTGGCCTGGAGCTCGAGGTGttgatatgaatatgaatatgttaGCTGTTCCACCTGGTCTCTCTCCTGTTCCCCCTGGACCAGCTGGTCCTAGATTTACTCCAAATATAGGTACTCCACCAAACCCCACCATGTATTTCAGTCAGCCAGGTTCTGGAAGAGGAGTGCCTCCAGCCATATCTGGTCCTGGTCTTAATGCCATGGTGCCAGCTGGACGAGGACAGCCACATGATAAAGCATCTGGTGGTTGGGTTCCTCCTAGAACTGGCGGACCTCCTGGAAAAGCTCCTTCCAGAGGAGAGCAGAATGATTACTCCCAAAATTTTGTTGACACTGGCATGCGACCCCAAAATTTCATTAGGGAGCTAGAGCTTACTAATGTTGTGGAGGATTATCCCAAGCTTCGGGAGCTTATACAGAAGAAGGATGAGATTGTGGCTAAATCTGCTTCTCCTCCCATGTATTACAAGTGTGACCTGCATGAGCATATGCTATCTCCAGAGTTCTTTGGATCAAAGTTTGATGTCATTCTTGTGGACCCTCCTTGGGAGGAATATGTGCATCGAGCTCCTGGTGTTGCTGACCATATGGAGTACTGGACATTTGAAGAAATATTAAATCTTAAAATTGAG GCAATTGCAGACACGCCTTCTTTTATATTCCTTTGGGTGGGTGATGGTGTGGGACTTGAGCAGGGTCGCCAGTGTCTTAAGAAG TGGGGGTTTCGAAGGTGTGAGGATATATGTTGGGTGAAAACCAACAAAAGTAACGCAACTCCAGGGTTGCGTCATGATTCTCATACTCTGTTTCAGCACTCAAAG GAGCACTGCTTGATGGGGATAAAGGGAACTGTTCGTCGAAGCACTGATGGTCATATAATTCATGCCAACATTGACACTGATGTAATTATTGCCGAGGAACCTCCTTATG GTTCAACTGCAAAGCCTGAAGATATGTACAGGATAATCGAGCATTTTTCCCTTGGTCGCAGGAGGCTTGAGCTTTTCGGTGAAGACCACAATATTCGGTCTGGGTGGCTGACTGTTGGTAAAGGACTATCCTCATCAAATTTTAATGCTGAG GCATATGTCAAGAACTTTGCTGATAAGGATGGGAAAGTTTGgcaaggaggaggaggaagaaatCCGCCACCAGAAGCTCCTCATCTTGTTGTGACAACCCCTGAAATAGAAGCTCTTCGACCAAAGTCCCCAATGAAGAACCAGCAGCAAATCCAGCAGTCATCTTCGATTTCCCTGACAACAGCCAACTCCACCAACAAAAGGCCTGGAAACTCTCCACAGAATCCAACAGCTCTTAGTCTCAACCAAGAAGCTTCTAGTTCCAACCCTTCAACTCCAGCGCCTTGGGCTTCACCATTGGAGGGCTCCAAAGGGCGAGAAGGCAGCAATTTTGCTTCTGATGATAGGGTTTATGATATCCCAGGGTATAATCCCCCTTGCGGGCTGCCAAATGGTGACTATATTGATTTTGACTCTCACAGAACGATTAATTTGATGTAA